The Myxosarcina sp. GI1 genome has a segment encoding these proteins:
- a CDS encoding YihY/virulence factor BrkB family protein, translating to MNVKKIFQLLKGTFQEWQQDNAPRLAAALAYYTVFSISPLLVIVIAIAGRFFGEDAAKEELVNQISAFVSEDAIQPIILALDNITEPQIRGMASLISIGVLLIGASGIFVQLQDALNTVWSVKPKPGQGIGLFIRKRLFCFFMVLAIGVLLMLSLIISTVVSTMSNYRTDFLPGSAVLWENLDFIVSLGLLTFLFGLMFKYVPDAKIVWKDVFVGALITALLFIFGKFLLGLYFSTGSLGSAYGAAGSLAVFLAWVYYSALIILIGAEFTQVYARMYGSDIRPGKRSQKV from the coding sequence ATGAACGTTAAAAAAATTTTTCAGCTATTAAAGGGAACATTCCAGGAATGGCAGCAAGATAACGCCCCGCGTTTGGCAGCAGCTTTAGCGTATTATACTGTATTTTCGATTTCACCTTTATTAGTAATTGTTATAGCGATCGCTGGCAGGTTTTTTGGAGAAGATGCTGCTAAAGAAGAACTTGTCAATCAGATTAGTGCCTTTGTCAGCGAAGATGCCATTCAACCAATTATTCTCGCCCTGGATAATATTACCGAACCCCAAATAAGAGGAATGGCTTCTTTAATAAGTATTGGCGTATTGTTAATTGGTGCTTCGGGAATTTTCGTGCAGCTGCAAGATGCCCTCAACACTGTCTGGAGTGTAAAACCCAAGCCAGGACAAGGAATCGGGCTATTTATTCGCAAACGGTTGTTTTGTTTCTTTATGGTACTGGCGATCGGAGTTTTATTGATGCTGTCTTTAATAATTAGTACGGTTGTTTCTACCATGAGCAATTACAGAACTGATTTTTTACCAGGATCGGCAGTGCTTTGGGAAAATTTAGACTTTATCGTGTCATTGGGTTTGTTGACTTTTTTATTTGGCTTGATGTTCAAATACGTTCCCGATGCCAAAATTGTTTGGAAAGATGTTTTTGTCGGAGCTTTAATTACAGCCTTATTATTTATCTTTGGTAAATTTTTATTAGGACTGTATTTTTCTACTGGTAGTCTTGGTTCGGCTTATGGTGCGGCAGGTTCTCTGGCTGTCTTTTTAGCCTGGGTTTATTACTCGGCACTAATTATTTTAATTGGAGCAGAATTTACTCAGGTCTATGCCAGAATGTATGGCTCGGATATCAGACCGGGCAAACGTTCTCAAAAAGTTTAA
- the speB gene encoding agmatinase — MSQSPRRSPDNNDNSSEAQRALERERELPLTGWQQEVDLGLDRGLEAAESIRDRTISTFSRGELPHYAGINTFLKAPYLEDVKEVGNYDVAIIGVPHDSGTTYRPGTRFGPQGIRKISALYTPYNFEFGVDLREQITLCDVGDIFTIPGNNEKSFDQISKGIAHVFSSGAFPIILGGDHSIGFPTVRGICRHLGDKKVGIIHFDRHADTQETDLDERMHTCPWFHATNMANAQAKNLVQMGIGGWQVPRPGVKVCRERATNILTVTDITEMGLDAAADFAIEKATDGTDCVWISFDIDCIDAGFVPGTGWPEPGGLLPREVLYLLKKIVQNTTVCGIEVVEVSPPYDVSDMTALMATRVICDTMAHLVLSGQLPRQEKPAYIHEEAQVVDEPWN; from the coding sequence ATGAGTCAATCTCCAAGGCGATCGCCAGATAATAATGATAATTCTAGTGAGGCACAACGAGCTTTAGAACGAGAACGAGAGCTTCCTCTCACAGGATGGCAACAAGAAGTAGATCTCGGTTTAGATCGCGGTTTAGAAGCAGCAGAAAGCATCCGCGATCGCACTATTTCTACTTTTTCTCGCGGAGAGCTACCCCACTACGCAGGTATTAATACTTTTTTGAAAGCTCCCTATCTCGAAGATGTTAAGGAAGTAGGTAATTATGACGTAGCGATTATAGGCGTTCCTCACGACTCTGGCACTACCTATCGTCCTGGTACCCGTTTTGGTCCCCAGGGCATTCGCAAAATTTCGGCTTTATACACGCCCTACAACTTTGAATTTGGCGTAGATTTGCGCGAACAAATTACCCTTTGCGATGTGGGAGATATCTTTACTATTCCTGGCAATAACGAAAAGTCCTTCGATCAAATTTCTAAAGGAATTGCCCACGTTTTTAGTTCGGGTGCTTTTCCCATCATTTTAGGTGGCGATCATTCCATTGGTTTTCCTACCGTTAGAGGAATTTGCCGTCACTTAGGAGATAAAAAAGTCGGCATTATTCACTTCGATCGCCACGCCGACACTCAAGAAACCGACTTAGACGAAAGGATGCACACTTGTCCTTGGTTTCACGCCACTAATATGGCTAACGCTCAGGCTAAAAATTTAGTACAAATGGGCATTGGTGGCTGGCAGGTTCCCCGTCCTGGAGTCAAGGTCTGTCGCGAACGCGCCACTAACATTTTGACCGTAACCGATATTACCGAAATGGGACTAGATGCTGCCGCAGATTTTGCCATAGAAAAAGCCACCGACGGCACTGATTGCGTTTGGATCAGTTTTGATATCGACTGCATTGATGCGGGATTTGTTCCAGGTACTGGCTGGCCCGAACCAGGTGGTTTATTACCCCGTGAAGTTTTGTATTTACTTAAAAAAATCGTGCAAAACACTACCGTTTGCGGCATAGAGGTTGTAGAAGTTTCCCCCCCTTATGACGTTAGCGATATGACGGCTTTGATGGCAACTCGCGTAATTTGCGACACGATGGCGCATTTGGTGTTGTCGGGTCAATTACCACGACAAGAAAAACCAGCTTACATCCACGAAGAAGCCCAAGTTGTAGACGAACCTTGGAATTAA
- the fabG gene encoding 3-oxoacyl-[acyl-carrier-protein] reductase, producing the protein MKLLPENLQHLKDKVAIVTGASRGIGKAAALALASQGAKVVVNYARSSDAAEAVVSAIAEAGGEAIALQADVSQSEAVDNLIKQTQDKFGRIDILVNNAGITKDTLLLRMKPEQWQAVIDLNLTGVFLCTKAVSKIMLKQRSGRIINIASVAGQMGNPGQANYSAAKAGVIGFTKTVAKELANRGVTVNAVAPGFIETDMTEDLKSDEIIKFIPLGRYGKPEEVAGTIRFLAADPAAAYITGQVFNVDGGMVMA; encoded by the coding sequence ATGAAATTATTACCAGAAAATTTACAACATCTCAAAGACAAAGTTGCCATTGTTACTGGTGCTTCACGAGGTATTGGTAAGGCAGCGGCTTTAGCTTTAGCCAGTCAGGGAGCTAAAGTGGTAGTAAACTATGCTCGTTCTAGCGATGCAGCAGAAGCAGTAGTCAGTGCGATCGCTGAAGCTGGAGGAGAAGCAATTGCTTTACAGGCAGATGTTTCCCAAAGCGAAGCTGTCGATAATTTAATTAAGCAAACCCAAGATAAATTCGGGCGTATCGATATTTTAGTCAACAATGCAGGTATTACTAAAGACACTCTTTTATTACGAATGAAGCCCGAACAGTGGCAAGCCGTGATCGATCTCAATCTTACGGGGGTTTTTCTCTGTACCAAAGCCGTCAGTAAAATTATGCTCAAACAGCGTAGCGGCAGAATAATTAATATTGCCTCGGTAGCAGGGCAAATGGGCAACCCAGGACAAGCCAACTACAGTGCGGCTAAAGCGGGTGTAATTGGCTTTACCAAAACCGTTGCTAAAGAACTAGCCAATCGTGGCGTTACGGTTAATGCGGTGGCACCAGGGTTTATCGAAACCGATATGACTGAAGATCTTAAGTCAGATGAGATAATCAAATTCATTCCTCTAGGTCGCTATGGCAAACCAGAGGAGGTAGCAGGCACGATTCGCTTTCTCGCTGCCGATCCTGCCGCAGCATATATTACAGGACAGGTATTTAATGTAGATGGTGGTATGGTAATGGCGTAA
- a CDS encoding ABC transporter permease codes for MSQSNTSFQSIQSHIKPKTIRPTVFWRLAEDIPKPLYTALVITSIAFPLLIWWAVTAFGNVDPKFLPSPSQVIEAFARLWGTRELLKDTVASLWRVGVGFLLAVALSIPIGVLMGSFPSIRALLEPLFGLMRYMPAPAFIPLLILYLGIGEEPKITLIFIGVFFFNSLMVMDTVKFVPKDLIEATYMLGGNRWETLTQVILPYVLPGIIDACRINLAAAWQLVIVSELIAATEGLGRRISVAGRFLKTDEIFVGLIVIGAIGLLFDLFFQYLLKVSCKWASQKR; via the coding sequence ATGAGCCAAAGCAATACTTCTTTTCAATCTATTCAGTCCCATATCAAGCCAAAAACGATTCGTCCAACTGTTTTTTGGCGGCTGGCTGAAGATATTCCCAAACCGCTTTATACGGCATTAGTAATTACTTCAATCGCATTTCCCTTACTGATATGGTGGGCAGTAACAGCATTTGGGAACGTAGATCCTAAATTTTTACCCTCACCGAGCCAGGTAATTGAAGCCTTCGCACGATTGTGGGGTACTCGCGAACTTCTTAAAGATACGGTAGCAAGCCTTTGGCGAGTTGGCGTTGGCTTCCTGCTTGCTGTCGCCCTGTCAATTCCCATTGGTGTGCTGATGGGCAGTTTTCCAAGTATTCGCGCTCTATTGGAACCACTCTTTGGCTTAATGCGCTATATGCCCGCACCTGCCTTCATTCCCCTGTTAATTTTGTATTTAGGAATTGGTGAAGAACCTAAAATTACTCTTATTTTTATCGGAGTATTTTTCTTTAACTCTCTAATGGTCATGGATACAGTTAAATTTGTGCCCAAAGATCTGATCGAAGCTACCTATATGTTGGGCGGTAATCGCTGGGAAACTCTGACTCAGGTAATTTTACCCTACGTTTTGCCAGGAATCATTGATGCCTGCCGCATTAACTTAGCGGCAGCTTGGCAGTTAGTAATTGTTTCAGAATTGATTGCCGCCACAGAAGGTTTGGGTCGTCGAATTAGCGTTGCAGGTCGTTTTCTCAAAACAGACGAAATCTTTGTGGGCTTGATTGTCATTGGCGCGATCGGACTGTTGTTTGACTTGTTTTTTCAGT
- the corA gene encoding magnesium/cobalt transporter CorA, with protein sequence MSYENDLNTNVRSLSDEDIDIEELFDYAYEKPGSMPGTLNIKPDAKHPQIVLIDYNRDRAHRQENLTPEACAKHLTTASVSWVDVGGLGSEDVLQRLGAVFNLHPLVLEDIVNVPQRPKVEEYPEQLVIIAQMVLPKPKKTSFWLEQVSLIVGKNYLLTVQEEPNRDCFQGVRQRIRFKKGNIRNEGSGYLAYALWDAIIDGFFPVLEVYGEKIEDLEDEVIFNPSNRNLSEIYKIKRELLALRRAIWPQRSALNTLIRDGSELLDPEILVYLRDCYDRSVQIIDIIETYRELASSLTDIYLSSISNKMNEIMKLLTVISSIFIPLTFIAGIYGMNFNTQVSPWNMPELDWYWGYPLCWLLMVAISVGLIYFFWQRGWFKDFSNPQ encoded by the coding sequence ATGAGCTACGAAAACGATTTAAATACCAATGTGCGATCGCTCTCCGATGAAGATATAGATATAGAAGAGTTGTTTGACTACGCTTACGAAAAGCCTGGTAGTATGCCAGGTACGCTTAATATCAAGCCAGATGCCAAACATCCGCAAATTGTTTTAATCGACTATAATCGCGATCGCGCTCATCGTCAAGAAAATTTGACTCCCGAGGCCTGTGCCAAACATTTGACCACAGCTTCTGTATCCTGGGTCGATGTCGGTGGTTTGGGTAGTGAAGATGTTCTACAAAGACTGGGTGCGGTATTTAACTTACACCCTCTGGTATTAGAAGATATTGTCAACGTTCCCCAACGCCCAAAGGTAGAAGAATATCCCGAACAACTGGTAATTATCGCTCAAATGGTGCTTCCCAAACCCAAAAAAACCAGTTTTTGGCTGGAACAGGTTAGTTTAATTGTCGGCAAAAATTATCTACTCACCGTACAGGAAGAACCAAATCGAGACTGTTTTCAGGGAGTACGTCAGCGCATCAGATTTAAAAAAGGCAATATTAGAAATGAAGGAAGCGGATATTTAGCCTATGCCCTATGGGATGCAATTATTGATGGTTTTTTCCCCGTTTTAGAAGTATATGGCGAAAAAATCGAAGATTTAGAAGATGAGGTTATTTTTAATCCTAGCAATCGCAACTTGTCGGAAATCTATAAGATCAAACGGGAACTACTGGCTTTACGCCGCGCTATCTGGCCTCAAAGAAGTGCCTTAAATACCTTAATTCGAGATGGTAGCGAACTGCTCGACCCAGAAATATTAGTCTATCTTAGAGACTGTTACGATCGCAGCGTCCAAATTATCGATATCATTGAAACCTATCGCGAACTGGCATCGAGTTTGACCGATATCTATCTCTCGTCCATTAGCAATAAAATGAATGAAATCATGAAGTTGCTGACGGTAATTTCCAGTATTTTTATACCCCTAACATTTATTGCTGGTATCTACGGCATGAATTTTAACACTCAGGTTTCTCCCTGGAATATGCCAGAATTAGACTGGTATTGGGGCTATCCGCTTTGTTGGTTGTTGATGGTAGCGATCTCTGTAGGATTAATTTATTTCTTTTGGCAGCGTGGTTGGTTCAAAGACTTTTCCAATCCCCAGTAG
- the hypB gene encoding hydrogenase nickel incorporation protein HypB, which yields MHQTFDAALELNLLHANQEGADHNRQHFDRWGITCLNIMSSPGAGKTVLLEQTLKALKAKFKMAVIEGDMTTELDADRLRQYDVPVIPINTGRSCHLDSKMVAGGIHTLEHQYNPTDLDLVLVENVGNLVCPAEFEVGEHAKVALLSLTEGEDKPLKYPVMFQEADCLLVTKTDLAPYLDIDLDRLSDNVRQMNPHVSIILLSAKTGEGLPVWFDWVGNCIEQNRLNRDKIIAIER from the coding sequence ATGCACCAAACATTTGACGCAGCTTTAGAACTCAATTTACTCCATGCCAATCAAGAAGGCGCAGACCACAATCGCCAGCATTTCGATCGCTGGGGAATTACCTGTCTCAATATTATGAGTAGTCCTGGGGCAGGTAAAACTGTTCTGCTCGAACAAACTCTAAAAGCTTTAAAAGCTAAATTCAAAATGGCAGTGATTGAGGGAGATATGACTACAGAACTCGATGCCGATCGCCTGCGTCAATACGATGTGCCTGTAATCCCAATTAATACAGGGCGTTCTTGCCATTTAGATTCCAAGATGGTTGCAGGAGGTATTCATACTTTAGAACATCAGTATAATCCTACAGATCTGGACTTAGTTTTAGTAGAAAACGTAGGCAATTTGGTCTGTCCTGCCGAATTTGAGGTAGGAGAACACGCTAAAGTAGCTTTACTTAGCCTCACCGAAGGAGAAGACAAACCCTTGAAATATCCCGTGATGTTTCAAGAAGCAGATTGCTTATTGGTTACTAAAACCGATCTGGCACCCTATTTAGATATAGACTTAGATCGCCTCAGCGACAACGTACGGCAAATGAATCCCCATGTCAGCATTATTCTTTTATCTGCTAAGACTGGGGAAGGATTGCCTGTATGGTTTGACTGGGTTGGCAATTGTATCGAGCAAAATCGCCTCAACCGAGACAAAATTATCGCGATTGAAAGATAA
- the trxA gene encoding thioredoxin, protein MAVKKQFSSFQELLDNSPKPVLVDFYATWCGPCQMMSPILEQVGTQLRDRLQVVKIDTDKYPKLASQYRIEALPTLVLFKNGQPVERIEGVLQAPQLVQRLSSLI, encoded by the coding sequence ATGGCAGTTAAAAAGCAATTCTCTAGTTTCCAAGAGCTGTTAGATAATTCACCCAAACCAGTATTGGTAGACTTTTATGCTACTTGGTGCGGTCCCTGTCAGATGATGAGTCCGATTTTAGAACAGGTAGGAACGCAATTACGCGATCGCCTGCAAGTAGTTAAGATTGATACGGACAAATATCCGAAACTGGCTTCACAGTATCGCATTGAAGCCTTGCCTACTTTGGTTTTGTTTAAAAACGGTCAACCAGTAGAGCGTATTGAAGGCGTATTGCAAGCACCTCAGTTGGTGCAGCGTTTGAGTTCTTTGATATAA
- a CDS encoding cation diffusion facilitator family transporter, producing the protein MTHHHGHSHNHHHHHHQPDNYNRAFIIGTLLNVAFVIIEGGFGFLTQSLALLADAGHNLSDVLGLLIAWGASWLAQRPPSKRFTYGWRRSSILAALLNASILLLAMGGIATEAIRRFANPSSVAGTTIIVVAAIGVVINTVTALLFMSGRRENLNIRGAFLHMAADALVSLGVVLAGIAILVTGWTWFDPVISLIIVVVVIVSTWQLFLDSLKLSLDAVPQAIEPRAVETFLTELPGVIRVHDLHIWAMSTTEIALTAHLVMPDGFPGDRFLNDIRYRLHEHFAIEHATIQIETEDSNCACVLKPSFHKHSD; encoded by the coding sequence ATGACGCACCATCACGGTCACAGCCATAATCATCACCATCACCATCATCAGCCCGATAATTACAATCGCGCTTTTATTATCGGCACTTTGCTCAATGTAGCATTCGTAATAATTGAAGGCGGGTTTGGATTTTTAACTCAGTCTTTGGCACTACTTGCCGATGCGGGACACAATCTTAGCGATGTTTTAGGACTTTTAATTGCTTGGGGTGCTAGCTGGTTGGCGCAGCGTCCGCCATCAAAACGTTTTACCTATGGCTGGCGGCGTTCTTCTATTTTGGCGGCATTGTTAAATGCTTCTATTCTGCTGTTGGCGATGGGAGGTATTGCAACTGAGGCTATTCGACGTTTTGCCAATCCTAGTTCGGTTGCGGGTACGACAATTATCGTAGTAGCGGCAATAGGAGTGGTAATTAATACCGTAACTGCCCTATTGTTTATGTCTGGTCGTCGAGAAAATCTCAACATTCGTGGGGCGTTTCTGCACATGGCAGCAGACGCACTGGTGTCTTTGGGAGTGGTTTTGGCAGGTATTGCCATTCTGGTTACGGGTTGGACCTGGTTCGATCCCGTCATTAGTCTAATTATTGTCGTGGTAGTAATTGTTAGTACCTGGCAACTATTTTTAGATTCGCTGAAACTATCACTTGATGCCGTACCTCAAGCAATCGAACCACGAGCGGTAGAAACATTTTTAACAGAACTACCTGGAGTCATTCGAGTCCACGATCTGCATATTTGGGCGATGAGTACTACTGAAATCGCGCTTACCGCACATTTAGTAATGCCCGATGGTTTTCCTGGCGATCGCTTCTTAAATGATATTCGCTACAGACTACACGAACATTTTGCGATCGAACACGCCACTATACAGATAGAAACTGAGGATTCTAATTGTGCCTGTGTTCTCAAACCGAGTTTCCACAAACATTCAGACTAG
- a CDS encoding DUF2809 domain-containing protein produces the protein MNRNLAIFISILIIVPLGLFSKVYTGIGQTWVRDYSGDILYEVLWCLVFFWFFSSKRATVIIPIWVFIVTSIIEVSQLFFHHVPVALRKTITWKLLLGSSFVWWDFLYYAIGCLLGWLILNRIYRLTNKI, from the coding sequence GTGAATCGCAATCTTGCTATTTTTATTTCAATCTTAATTATCGTTCCTTTAGGTTTATTCTCTAAAGTTTATACGGGAATCGGTCAAACCTGGGTTCGTGATTATTCAGGGGATATTTTATACGAAGTCCTCTGGTGTTTGGTATTTTTCTGGTTTTTTTCTAGTAAACGAGCTACTGTGATAATTCCTATTTGGGTCTTTATCGTTACTAGCATCATTGAAGTATCGCAGTTATTCTTTCACCACGTACCTGTTGCCCTACGCAAGACAATTACCTGGAAGTTATTATTAGGCTCTAGTTTTGTTTGGTGGGATTTTCTTTATTATGCGATCGGCTGTTTGTTGGGTTGGTTAATATTAAACAGGATTTACAGGCTTACAAACAAAATTTAG
- a CDS encoding glutathione S-transferase family protein has protein sequence MYKLYDFLPSGNGYKVRLLLTQLQISFERVELNILEGITHSPEFLAKNPNGKIPLLEIEPNKFISESNAILYYLSQGTEYFPQDKYQQAKVMQWLFFEQYSHEPNIATPRFWITELKQADKYSKQIEQKRKLGYAALNVMEQHLKNHNFFVADKYTIADIALYAYTHVAEEGGFDLTKFTAINAWLKRIESQPRHIKITDSF, from the coding sequence ATGTACAAACTTTACGACTTTCTGCCTTCAGGTAATGGTTACAAAGTTCGTTTATTGTTGACTCAATTGCAAATTTCTTTTGAAAGAGTCGAGCTAAATATTTTAGAGGGAATTACTCACAGTCCTGAATTTTTAGCCAAAAACCCTAATGGTAAAATCCCTTTATTAGAAATCGAACCAAATAAATTCATTTCTGAATCTAATGCGATTTTGTACTATCTCAGTCAAGGAACAGAATATTTCCCTCAAGATAAATACCAGCAAGCAAAAGTGATGCAGTGGCTATTTTTTGAACAATACAGTCACGAACCTAATATTGCTACGCCTCGTTTTTGGATTACCGAACTCAAACAAGCCGATAAGTATTCGAAACAGATCGAACAAAAGCGAAAACTAGGTTATGCCGCTTTAAATGTTATGGAACAGCATCTTAAAAACCATAATTTTTTCGTAGCAGATAAATATACCATTGCCGATATTGCTCTTTATGCCTATACCCATGTTGCCGAAGAAGGAGGCTTCGATCTAACTAAGTTTACCGCTATTAATGCTTGGTTAAAAAGAATTGAATCTCAACCCAGACATATTAAAATTACCGATTCATTTTGA
- the hypA gene encoding hydrogenase maturation nickel metallochaperone HypA has product MHETDMTKALIVTIRNWYYSQPEQPKIEKIHLVVGQFTCVEPVSLQFAFEVQTRNTFLEGVELVIRDIPLIAFCHRCQQEYKPEIGLQYSCPDCNSPMEDIKSGRELKIDRIEYSSRTAPTHN; this is encoded by the coding sequence ATGCACGAAACCGATATGACCAAAGCTTTAATCGTAACGATTAGGAATTGGTATTACTCACAACCAGAACAACCCAAGATCGAAAAAATTCATCTAGTAGTCGGTCAGTTTACCTGTGTCGAACCAGTAAGCTTACAATTTGCCTTTGAAGTTCAAACCCGCAACACTTTTTTAGAAGGAGTAGAACTAGTAATTAGAGATATTCCTTTAATTGCTTTTTGCCATCGTTGCCAACAGGAATACAAGCCAGAAATCGGATTGCAATATAGCTGTCCCGACTGTAACTCGCCAATGGAAGATATCAAATCGGGTCGAGAACTCAAAATCGATCGCATCGAATATTCTTCTCGTACAGCCCCTACCCATAACTGA
- a CDS encoding ABC transporter substrate-binding protein: MKWRSLLPYCIVFIVTLTLTLSCTNPAVYIQTKNEADTATSPIAGAVSIGYSAWPGWLPWKITQEQNIFATKNVPVELKWFDGYLESISTLTAGQINANSQTLGDTVNSVSGGAEQVIVLVNDNSTGNDKVIVAKEINSVADLKGKKVAAEEGTVDHFLLLQGLKRAGLSPEDIQFVPLETGQAAAAFVGEQVDAVAVFAPFTTQALKRQGSKELFSSKEFPGAISDHLVFSRQFIEENPAKVQEIVNSWFATLDYMKANPGKAYEIMAQRAGVSVDEYKDYADGTQIFSIEENLKAFQPGNDMTSLIFAANKMADFLVETGLTAQKPDTSQLFDDRFVKAYAETKT; this comes from the coding sequence ATGAAATGGCGTTCGCTTTTACCCTACTGTATTGTTTTTATCGTTACACTGACACTCACTCTCAGCTGCACTAATCCGGCAGTCTATATTCAAACCAAAAACGAAGCCGATACTGCTACCTCACCGATAGCTGGTGCAGTTAGCATTGGCTACAGTGCCTGGCCTGGTTGGTTGCCATGGAAAATTACTCAAGAGCAAAACATCTTTGCTACCAAAAATGTTCCTGTAGAGTTGAAGTGGTTCGATGGCTATTTAGAATCGATTAGCACTTTGACTGCAGGACAAATTAATGCCAACAGCCAAACCTTGGGAGATACCGTAAATTCTGTATCTGGTGGTGCAGAGCAAGTGATTGTTTTAGTTAACGATAACTCTACAGGCAATGACAAAGTGATTGTTGCCAAAGAAATAAATTCAGTTGCAGATCTAAAAGGGAAAAAAGTAGCCGCCGAAGAAGGCACAGTAGACCATTTTCTGTTGCTTCAGGGATTAAAACGAGCAGGCTTATCACCTGAGGATATTCAGTTCGTGCCGTTAGAAACGGGTCAAGCAGCAGCAGCGTTTGTAGGCGAACAAGTAGATGCGGTAGCCGTGTTTGCACCTTTTACTACTCAGGCATTAAAGCGTCAGGGGAGTAAGGAACTTTTTAGTTCTAAAGAGTTTCCAGGTGCAATTTCAGATCACCTGGTTTTCTCACGCCAATTTATCGAGGAAAATCCCGCTAAGGTGCAAGAAATTGTAAATTCTTGGTTTGCTACGCTCGACTACATGAAAGCTAACCCAGGCAAGGCTTATGAAATCATGGCACAACGGGCAGGTGTTAGCGTTGATGAATACAAAGACTATGCCGATGGTACTCAGATCTTTTCGATTGAGGAGAACTTAAAAGCCTTTCAACCAGGCAACGATATGACCTCATTAATATTTGCGGCAAATAAAATGGCTGATTTTCTTGTAGAAACTGGTTTAACTGCTCAAAAACCAGATACCAGTCAATTATTTGACGATCGCTTTGTCAAAGCCTATGCCGAGACAAAAACTTAG